In Choloepus didactylus isolate mChoDid1 chromosome X, mChoDid1.pri, whole genome shotgun sequence, a genomic segment contains:
- the LOC119522794 gene encoding LOW QUALITY PROTEIN: melanoma-associated antigen D4-like (The sequence of the model RefSeq protein was modified relative to this genomic sequence to represent the inferred CDS: inserted 1 base in 1 codon; deleted 2 bases in 1 codon) — protein sequence MAEGSYSMESESFTAEDMDEGSNEVREEDMVEGNDCEEFGAFGGYGTLTSFDIRILRTFGSLGPGLRILSNEPWELENPVLAQTLMDALQLDPETLANEVATRAANVARAAASNHAARAAAAAARIASNNQVAINHLVDTDQASGDDTQPMTYAESQGATPETAPASPQVSQMLVNSVTAAPGASAAPSQPQTASQVQEAAIEGTSTTCASSQAPCASEMDATQPKTVFLGQNDVFDFTQPAGISGMAFPRPRRPAPAQEAATEGPSAASGVLQVASAREVATTRPKMTKSGKALAKTRWVEPQNVASAAAAKAKMATSISETGGAAATVQHSAEPWARTGGKRTKKSKHLDDEYESSEEEREPSTVPPTWRTSQAPLTARAQMTPRPPMALTSQIPSRHVLCLPPRSVTLLQERANKLVKYLMIKDYKKIPIKRSDMLKDVIREYDEHFPEIIERATYILEKKFGIHLKEIDKEEHLYILVCTRDSSARLLGKTKDTPRLSLLLVILGVIFMNGNRASEAVLWEALRKMGLRPGVSHPFLGDLKKLITDDFVKQKYLEYKKIPNRSPPKYEFLWGLRARHETSKMRVLRFIAQNQNRDPREWKAHFLEAVDDAFKTMDVDMAEEHARAQMRAQMNIGDEALIGRWSWDDIQVELLTRDEDGDFGDXIPFAFWARYHQYVLNSNRANRRAMWRAGISSGTNGGASTSILDGPSTSSTIRTRNASRAGANFSWIQHR from the exons ATGGCTGAGGGAAGCTACAGCATGGAATCGGAAAGCTTCACGGCTGAAGACATGGATGAAGGTAGCAATGAAGTCAGGGAGGAAGACATGGTTGAAGGAAACGACTGTGAAGAATTTGGTGCTTTTGGTGGCTACGGCACCCTCACCAGCTTTGACATCCGTATCCTCAGAACTTTTGGGAGCTTGGGTCCAGGCCTTCGCATCTTGTCG AATGAGCCCTGGGAACTGGAAAACCCCGTGCTGGCCCAGACCCTGATGGATGCATTGCAGCTGGATCCGGAAACACTTGCCAATGAGGTGGCCACCCGTGCTGCCAATGTAGCCCGTGCCGCTGCCTCCAACCATGCTGCTCGGGCCGCTGCTGCTGCCGCCCGTATTGCCTCTAACAATCAGGTGGCCATTAACCACCTGGTGGACACAGATCAGGCCTCAGGAGATGACACTCAGCCCATGACATATGCTGAGTCTCAGGGGGCCACCCCTGAGACAGCCCCTGCTTCTCCACAGGTCTCCCAGATGCTAGTCAACAGTGTGACGGCTGCCCCTGGGGCTTCAGCAGCCCCCTCC CAGCCCCAGACAGCCTCCCAGGTCCAGGAGGCTGCTATCGAGGGCACTAGTACCACCTGTGCTTCCTCTCAGGCTCCATGTGCCAGTGAGATGGATGCCACCCAGCCCAAGACAGTCTTCCTGGGTCAGAATGATGTCTTTGATTTCACCCAGCCAGCAGGTATCAGTGGCATGGCTTTCCCACGCCCCAGGAGACCTGCCCCAGCCCAAGAGGCTGCCACAGAGGGCCCCAGTGCTGCCTCTGGTGTGCTTCAGGTAGCATCTGCCAGGGAGGTGGCAACCACCCGGCCCAAGATGACCAAGTCTGGGAAAGCTCTTGCTAAGACTCGGTGGGTGGAGCCTCAGAATGTTGCGTCAGCAGCTGCTGCCAAAGCCAAGATGGCCACAAGCATCTCTGAGACTGGGGGTGCTGCTGCCACTGTTCAGCACAGTGCTGAGCCTTGGGCCAGGACGGGAGGCAAGAGGACAAAGAAG TCCAAGCACCTGGATGATGAATATGAGAGCAGCGAGGAGGAGAGAGAGCcttctacagtcccaccaaccTGGAGAACATCACAGGCCCCATTGACGGCACGGGCTCAGATGACCCCTCGGCCCCCGATGGCCCTGACGTCCCAGATACCCTCAAGGCACGTACTGTGCTTGCCACCCCGCAGTGTGACCCTTCTGCAAGAGAGG GCAAATAAGTTGGTGAAATACCTGATGATTAAGGACTACAAGAAGATCCCTATTAAGCGCTCGG ACATGCTGAAGGATGTCATCCGAGAATACGATGAGCATTTCCCAGAAATCATTGAACGAGCGACATACATTCTGGAAAAG AAGTTTGGGATCCACCTGAAGGAAATTGACAAGGAAGAACACCTGTATATTCTTGTCTGCACACGGGATTCTTCAGCTCGCCTCCTTGGAAA GACCAAGGACACTCCCAGACTGAGTCTCCTCTTAGTGATTCTGGGAGTCATCTTCATGAACGGCAACCGCGCCAGCGAGG CTGTCCTCTGGGAGGCACTACGTAAGATGGGACTGCGCCCTGG GGTGAGTCACCCATTTCTTGGCGATCTGAAGAAGCTCATTACGGATGACTTTGTGAAGCAGAA GTACTTGGAATACAAGAAGATCCCCAATCGCAGCCCACCCAAGTATGAATTCCTCTGGGGCCTGCGAGCCCGCCATGAGACCAGCAAGATGAGGGTCCTGAGATTCATCGCCCAG AATCAGAACCGAGACCCCCGGGAATGGAAAGCTCATTTCTTGGAGGCTGTGGATGATGCTTTCAAAACTATGGATGTTGATATGGCTGAGGAACATGCCAGGGCCCAGATGAGGGCCCAGATGAATATCGGGGATGAAGCTCTGATTGGACGGTGGAGCTGGGACGACATTCAGGTGGAGCTGCTGACCCGGGATGAGGATGGAGATTTCGGTG GGATCCCGTTTGCTTTTTGGGCCAGATACCATCAGTACGTTCTGAATAGCAACCGTGCTAACAGGAGAGCCATGTGGAGAGCTGGTATCAGCAGTGGCACCAATGGTGGGGCCAGCACCAGCATCCTAGATGGCCCTAGCACGAGCTCTACCATTCGGACCAGAAATGCCTCCAGAGCTGGTGCCAACTTCTCCTGGATCCA ACACCGCTGA